The Panicum virgatum strain AP13 chromosome 3N, P.virgatum_v5, whole genome shotgun sequence genome includes the window GTTCTCGACAAGAAATGAGGGCAACTTTTTATAGCGCAATATGAATTTGTATTGAGTAAGGTTAGTTTTCTGTTTACTAAGTCCCTAAAATATAACCTTCGTTCCATGTAgtgttcttttctttctttagcCATGTTTGGATTTATTTCCTGTCATAGACAGAGGATTCTGCATATAATTTCAATGAAATTTCTGTTAGCTAGTCAATTTATGGTTATATGGATGCATGAacttgtcattttggggttttGTGCTCTAGAGGACAAATTTCGATGAAGTTCTTAGGTTACTTGGCCTAATTTTGACTTTTGAGTTAATTCATTTGCCAGTTTGTAAAATGTATATGCCAACTTATTAGGCTTCTAGAAAATATTTGTGTAGTATACTTTGCCCCTTGGATTTTAAGAGCATCACCTTTTCTAAGCTTTTATAGTATGGCCCTATTCATTGTATGTGTTTCTTGTGGGTGggttggagttttttttttaattcttgGGAGGGGCCGCCAGGGTTATGATGTTTCTGCACAACTTAAGTCTGCGAGCCTTTACTTAATCCAAAATACAGCATCCTTTTCTATGAAAGCTATGGAGATATAAGCTTTTATTTCTTCTCTGACCTAGACTAATTTAGCAGATGAATTCTGTTATATGCTAAGGCAAGCCATTCTGTATAGTTATTTAAAGAacagagaaaaaaataatactATCTGTTGTTTGCCATTTAGGCTTTGTTTTTTAATATCAACATTTTCGACTGCAAAATGTGCCTAACTTTCATGTCTCCAACCAAGATTGATAAAGTACAGCAGTTTCACAAGCAAGTGCTGTACAAATACTGCATTGCAAAATAATGATCTGCTAATTTCATATCAAACACAAGCAAAGCAACTACAAATTGCTCAGCCATCCAAAATGTTCAAAAGAGAAATCAGTGCTTGTACTTGCTATATCAGTTCTTTCGGATATACCCATCATGTCCTTCATAAATCTCATATAACACCTTGTGTAGGGTGGTGTGTAGCTCAAATGAGAGCTTACAGGATAAGCAAAAGCCAAAGAGTCCAAGATCGCACAATGCCTTCATCTAAGGTTATTTCTAATATTCAACAATATAAGTAATAATTTGCAGtactcaaagcatctgctaaaGATTGTCTAAAGTTCCTCACAAAGTCATTCCAAGTGTAGCTGACTTGTATACTGATTACTATACTATTCTTTTGGTTTCCATGAGGACACTGCATACATTATCCTCCCTTTCCATCCCTGTACAAGCCAACCATTATCTTCGTTGATGACAAAGTCGTCATGAtagttcttcttcttttcatctatTGATCTCTTCAGGATTGCTTGATTAACAGGAAGTTGCTTGAACCCAGCCTTAAGACTTCTTGCTTTCCACTGTTTGTAAGTCTCTGGCCTCTCAATCCTTTCTGCACCTTCGCATGCTACAACATTAAGAATATCCGTCCCAAGGAGATCCCTCTCTATTAATATCCTCGCTTCATCATTCTCAGCTACAGTAGTATTGTACATGTCAAACAATGAAGAGTAATGGAACAATACCTCTCTGAATCGTGGAAGAAAGAAGGGGGAGTTGTAGAATCCATTTATCATGCCAAGAATGAGAACTTCTGGATTAATCTTTTTCATGATACGCAGTACTCTATCCCTTGCACTATCTATGTCTTCTGTCTCATCACCAAGATATTTTGTTTGGTACATACAGTTGACTATGAGCACCTCATCCTTATCAATGTTGAGATCCTCGATGCAGATATTTTCCCATCTCGAGGCTATACCTTGATACTGAAAAGGTACATTGAACATTTTTGCATACTCAGCCAACCGTTTTCCTGTTGCGTCAATCATTGCACAGGGGCGGAAACCTGGCTGGGGCACACCTATGCCCGTGATACGAAGCTTTGGGGGGCCACCTTCTCGCTTTGCGAAGCGCTTGATTAGTGATGGCCACTGAAAGCCCATTGTGATGCCAAAATCAATGATATGCACCTTTGGTCGCCTGTTCAATACATCAGCAATTGTTTGGTTGGAGAAGTAGTATGCTACCTTGGGAAAAGGGCATGCTGCAACAAAAAGGCGGTAGGCCTTTAACATGTCTGTGGCCCTTGTTCGTTTCTCCATCAGTTTCTGGTACATTTTGAACCCTGTCCCGGCCAGCCGTGCCTCAAGACCATTCGCAAAGTAAAGTGCCAGCCTCTGAGAACTATCTCCGTACGGTGAAGCATGTTGCCTTATCTTCTTCAGTAGCTCACCAGCAAATGGAAGGTTGTTAACAACTATTGCTTGTGCACACTGGATGAGCAAAGCCCTGAGGTCAATcccctcttctttcttcttacCTCGTGACTTCACTTGCCCTTGGCCATATTCTTTGCTTTGAACATTCTGTCGACTGTTGCTTGCTTCTTTCACCTTCATTTCTCTAAGGTAGGCAGCATCACTATGAACCTCCCAATCACAGAGCAGAACACTATCAAACGTTTCGTCCCGAATTGTTTCACTAGCCGAGATGGCCAAATGCTTACTGTTCCTCGCTTCCGACAACTCCAAGTCTGCATGAGGATGATTCCATATTTTGTTTACATGCTTGATTTTTTGTCCAGTTGCTGCCCCAATCATTTGATTGTAATCAGAATGTCCATTACTATCCAGATCAACCACCAACTTCTCAATACTGGGAACAAGCTTATTTGCTTCCTCAGCACCTCTCTGAAATTGTGAAGACAAACGATCACATTCGGAAACCCAATCATTGGCTACAAGTTGCGTACCCTGTGGCCCAAGAATATCACTAGCAAAGCTACCACTGCCTTCCCGTTCGGTATAACTGTTGCTACTATCTTGGGGACAATCTATATGACTGTATGTATGGATCATTGTCTCCTTAGGTGATGATGATGGATATGCCTGTCCAAGAATGTCATAAAATGGCTTCTCCGTGGCCTGAAGTGCATCATGTTGTTGGTATATGCTGGCCCTCTCATCAGTGTCCTCCATTAATAGTCGGTTTATGTAGTCAAGAGTCATATTTGAGTTTATCTCACAGTACTCAGGACTTTCCATTGCACTATATGTCCACTAGATCTAGCTTTTTTTAAAAGTTTATGATCGAAAAAAGATACACCTGCCTTTCACAAGTGTTTCTTGCCCATGCGAAGAGGGATTTGCCTTCCAAACCTAGCTGCTAAAAATGTACTTTTGAAGTTGACAGTGTCCTGTGTAGTAGCTGCTGTGGCAAAAGGATAAAAATTGGTCAGCATGCTGCGAGTTCTTCTGTTAACATAACTGTAGGAGAGAATAGAGATGCGTAATTGATggattgtattgcattgaggaCTAGGCCGGTATATATTGGGatacatgacttggagggcaagcCTCCTACTGTATGGTAGAGTCCGGATACAATCCTAACTACCTATTATAGAGATatcccaaatatactctaatatccccccgcagtcacagcgggagcacCGCAGATGGTGAGACTGGAGAAGAAGCCGAAAGCAGGAGCCAACAGACTAATATCCCCCCCGCAGTCATAACGTCGGTGTGGTGCGGATGCTGCGACTGGAGAGAAACTGGCAAAGCCTCATGCGGATGatagccctttgtgccgatgtcgaggtAGCCGAGGTGGAGGGTGAATAGCCATGGTCGACGATGCCGCGCATAGGGTAGCCGTGGTCGACGTAGAGCTGTTGAGGTTGCCGAAGACGAGGTAGCCGCACATGAAGCCGCGGGCAcacgaggaggcgccatggtggtggcgtaaTGGAGAAGACGCCGTAGACGAAAATGGCGACGCGTCGAGGCAGTCGTAGAGGGAGCGATGCCGAAGTCGATCCAATCAGGCCATCGGGCGACACATGCCCGAGTTTGCCAGGCTCAGGAACGCATCGGGGACGATGGGCACGCACCGGTGTTGCCAATACCGGATGTGCAAGCGAGGATGCACAACCAGACGCCGTCGCCGAGggggaccagcagagaaggcctccatggcggtcgcaggcgcagaagaaggcgaggtagaagatgccaacgcctgctgttgctggagtagacgaagtagtcggggaCGAGATGGCGACGCTGGCGACGTGGTTGTGCTAGACGAAGCGAGGAGGGGAACCCAGATTTTCCAGCACAAGGCCGAATGATCCGgatgacgcggcggcggcgctcgaaaaAGACGGCGACGAACTCGtacagcttgacgaagaccatgcgcGGGGCGCGCAGCAACGAGTCGACAATGAGGTCGGGGACGTGGTCGACAGCGGTGAGGAAGCAACGGCGGAGAGACCACGGGGTGACGCCACTGCTGCCCGAAGAGGCGACGCAGCGACAGCCCTCCGTGCTTGGTGAAGGGCGCGCTCGACGAGGACAGACGTCACGGGagccgggtggatcacgcacatCGGCTGATCAGACCGAGTAGCGTGAGGCGAGACGACGGTGGGTGAAGTCGGTGAGGGCGTCCCAATCGGTGaaggcgacgacgagccggcgaaggtcgacgtgcggacgaggcggcgatgtaggcggcggcgcaaaTAAGCACCCCCTAGGGTGCCGGCCATCTCGCCATGCCGCAGGGTCGGAGGTGAGGAAGATGCCGGTGAAGTCGACGCCGACGTCGAGGTAGAGGCGCAAGGTTGACGGGCAGTGGGCGACGCAATCCCGATCTCTGATCGGGCGAAAGAAAATGATGTAGCAGCAGCTCGTGTAGTACCTCTGGGGTGCGCATAGCACAGGAGGCCCCTCAACCTTACCTGCTTCCATATTTGTGCACCACGGTCAAGGACCAGAGgcaagagagaaaggaaacagaACAGAGGGACAGAGGAGCAGGGTGGCACAGCGGATCCAGAAGCAGCCGGGGTGGCCAGCGCAAGGCCAGACCGACGGCTGTGGGAGCCCGGGCGAAACCCTTCCCTACTGCTATGGCGGATGATGCAGAAGGGATCTACGAGGCGGATCCTGAAGGAAGGCGGCGAGCGGGCAGCTCCCCAGCGTCCCCGCCGGTTGCGGCGACGGATCTCGCCAGGGCGGCGATGGATCCCGCCGGATCGGCGGCTTCCTGctacgagcggcggcgggccagATCGAGCGACTCCCCTCCTGGAacctggagcggcggcgggcggatccCGCAAGGGGCGGCGGCTCCCAGCTAGGAGGGGACGGCGGCTCCCAGCTAGGAGGGGACGTCGGATCTCCCAGCTAGGATCCTGCTGGAGTGGGCGGATCCCGCCGGCCGGGCGGACCccgccaggggcggcggcggatctcgcCAGGGGCGGGGTGGAAGCGGAGCAGCCACCAGGAagtccgccggcggcgaggtggacgcGCCACACAGTCCCTGATGCCACCACGGCAGCACGGGGTAGCACGAGCGTCGCAGGAAGGCCGCGCTGCCACCGTGGCAGTGCAGGTCGTGGTTGTCGACGACGGCTTCCATGGCGGATGGCGAGGTACACTCGATCTGCTACTGCTTGACGCGGTACGGCGGCGGACTAACGGGATCCGCCGCAGAGATCGaagagggcgctgcccccggcggagatcgacATGGGTGATCTCCCCGGGGGCGCACTAGGAGGCCGTCGAGGGGACGCCCTGAATAGGCGCCGTGGgagacggccggcggcgcgcaggaggCAGGGGTGCGACGAGAGGCAGCGGAAGGTTTAGGTCAGGATCTGAAATCAtaatctcgtgataccatgtaggagagaatagaGATGTGTAATTGATggattgtattgcattgaggaATAGGCCGGTATATATtggggtacatgacttggagggcaagcCTCCTACTATATGGTAGAGTCCGGATACAATCCTAACTACCTATTATAGAGATAttccaaatatactctaataatAACAGTGAAAGTCCTGCTCACTCATTAGCTAGCTTGAAACTTTGTTACCATAGTTTGGGTCTTCTTGGAATCAAATTTGGGTCCCTATTTCTTTTATTTACAATGCCACCTGTTTCCTACTAAGTTGGTCGAGTTTCTTTGTTTGTGCCCCATTGAAAtttgattaaaaaaatataaattccTCTGCAGCAATAATCCCAGAAGTAATCTCAAAGTTCACAGGCAGACAACTAACCAGCAAAAAGATAATTTTCATCTTTTGCATGAAATGTAGAATAGTTCTTAAAGTGCAGGGACCTGGCTCCACTTAATGTTGAGGATAATGTATATTGCTTACTTGGCTTGTAAAGGCATAACTTTGGCAAAGGTAAGCTGCTGGGAACTCTGGAAGAGCACCTTCTGCTGAGAAAAATGTCGATGTATCCTTCTGCTGAGAAAAATGTTGATGTATCCATATTTAGGATATGAATTTTTTGGTTGCATAGGAACATAAAGTTCAAACAGAAGGTGCCCAACGCAATTATAAAAAACACTTCCTCTTAGTCAATTGCTGTGAATAGCACTTACCTGAGGAAGCATCTGGTTATATTTCTTcaatgtctcttagcccaaggAGATGGTGGAGGAAGGTCAAAACCATGAATGCTTTACAGGCATAGAGAGTATTGGTTGTCATCTGGTCCTTATGAAAGGGGCTGAGGTTTCTTGTGCTGAGGATGAGCTTTCTTGTTGATGCAATTGAGAAAATAGTTTAGTGCTGCTCTTGGACTTTGCTTCTTGTCATTTTTTCTCAACGCGTTTCTGTTATGGACGGGTTTCATTTCTTGTAAGCATCTTCTTGGCTTTCTGATTTATTAAAATATGATTGTGACGTGAAGCTAACGCACAGTTTTCCAAATGTCTTCTCGATACACGTTCTCTGTCACAAACTAGCAACCTTATTATCGAGCCAGACCGGGCTATTTATTTTTTAAGTCTTGCCCAGATGCCTCAGAATATGACGATATAGAAATATGCCAtaccaagtttttttttatatctTGGAAATgataaattataaattaaatcAAGATAAACATTGTATAAGGGTGTATCATATCTGTGTGATCAAATTGAACTACACCATTCCAGCTATTGATTCTTCTTTATGTGAAAAAcatagatctaaagctacagcaaaaaaaattgtactaaagcataccatattatatgttcattgtgtagatctattcatttggagtctaacacaatttgattttctattttatgatttttctgtgatttactatgatttttcaaaactgatttagggggtaatttgaccggttttggaaagttcaggggATGATATAGACGATTTCATAGTTTGGGGGGTTATGTAGACCAACCCCATAgttgagggggtgatatagactttttccttaaGAACATTGTTGTAGTTTGGGGAATTTTCTAGCTGGGCTATTCTCTCCATAGCCATTCTCTTTTATTTTATCTCCTCCACTTTACACAATAGTCCTTATACATTTACTAATTACAACAATACACCAACAAACATCAAAATGGTGGGGGGAGAGTATTTTTGGAGGTACTTTTCCAGATTTATTTGTATCATAGACACAAGTTTTAGAAAGATGGGAGTGCCAACAGCAGTATCTCCGTGTCATCCCCTTCTGAGATAACCTCTAATTTCATCCGACAAAAGAAGCAACTTCCAGATTCATTATGTGCAAGCCATAAGCACCTTCAAAGCATGCATACGAAGAACTGTCTGAATCCTATTAATCAGCGTATGATTCATTATGCTTccacttggataaataaattaCACTCCCTTTTCATCCTCGTAGCAGCCAACAGCTGTCTTCATCAgcggaaaaaaaaaatcatgagaaaCCCCTTTCTTCACATCTCATATTAAAATGAAGATGACTGGATTTACAGGAAGCTGCTCAAATCCTTGACCTTGAGGCATTTAACTTGCCACTACTTAATCAAAAGGAGCATCTTATATCATTGTTTCAATATCGACTCATCCAACGGATGAAGCAATTTGAGGTACTTTGAGCCTTTCTGGTGAAGATTGAGTAGCTAGCTCAGAGCTTTGAAATTACCTTAAGTTCCTCGCAGCATTATAGTGTAATTGACTTGCAAACAAAGATCAACTTCGACTAGTGGTTATTATATGATTCTTTAGGTTTCCATGAAGACAGTGCATGCGTTATCCTTCCTTTCCATCCCTGCAACAACCAGCCACTATCTTCATCGACGAGAAAGTCTTCATGATAAAGCTCCTTTCTCTCTATTTCCTTAAGAATGGTTTGATTAACAGGAAGTTGCATGAACCCAGCCTTGAGGATTCTCGCTTGCCACTGTTTGTAACTCTCCGGCCTCTCGATCCTCTCTGCACCTTCACATGCTACAACGTTGAAGACATCTGCTCCAAGGACATCCCTCTCTATCAGTATCCTTGCCTCATGACTCCGTGCAACAGTTGAATTGATCATGTCAAACAGTGAAGAGTAATAAAACAAAACCTCTCTGAATCTTGGTAGAAAGAATGGGGAATTGTACAGCCCATTCACGACACCAATTATGAGGACCTCTGGGTTCATCCTTCTTATGGTACGCAGTACCCTATCCCTTGCGCTATCTATGTCTTCTGTCTCATCACTGAGATTTTTCGTTTTGTGCAAGCAGTTGATTATGAGCACCTCATCTTTGTCAATGTTGAGGTCCTTGATGCAGATGTTTTCCCATCGTGAGGCAACACCTTGGTACTGAAAGGGTACATTGAACATTTCTGCGTACTCAGCCAACCGTTTTCCTGTTTCCTCAATCCTTTTACAGGGGCGAAAACCTGGCTCAGGCACATCTATACCGGTGATACGAAGGTTTGGGGGGCCGCCTTCTCGATTCGCAAAGCGCTGGATTAGTGATGGCCACTGAAAGCCGAATGCGATGCCAAAATCAATGATATGCACCGTTGGTTGCCCCACCAATTCATCAACAATGGTTTGATTGGAGTAGTAGTATGCTACACTAGCGAAAGGGCATGCTGCGATGAAAAGGCGGTAGGCCTTGAGCACATCTGTAGTGTTTCTTCGTTTTGCCAACAGCTTCTGATATATTTGACTTCCGGTCCCAGCTATGCGTGCCTCAAGAGCATCTACAAAATAATTTGCCAGCCTCTGAGAACCATCTCCATACGGTGAAGAGTGATTCCTTATCTTCGTCAGTAGCTCTCTGTCGAATGGTTGGTTGTTAGATGCTATCGCCTCTGCACATTGGATGAGAAGAGCTCTGAGATCCATCGCCTCCTCTTGTTGCTTCTTAGCTCGTGACTTCACTTGCCGTTGGCCATGTTCTCTGCTTTGAGCATTCTGTGAGCTATCATGTGCTTCTTTTGCCTTCATTTCTCTAAGGTGGGCTACATCGCAATAGATTTGCCCAGTGCAGAGCAGAACACTGTCAAAAGTTTCATCCCGGATTGTTTCACTGCCTGAAACTGCCAAATGCTTACTGTTCCTCGCGTCCAACGACTCCAAATTCATATGTGGATGACTCCTTATTTTGTTTACATGCTTGCCCTTTTGTGTAACTATTGCATCTGTCATTTGTTTGGAGGCAGCGAGCTCACTGCTATCCAGATCAACTGCCAACTTCTCAATAACGGCGACAAACTTATTAGCTTGTTCATCACCTTTTGTAAATTGCGAAGACAAGTGGTCAGTTTGAGAAGTACGATCGTTCGCTGTTAGATGCATACCCCATGACCCTAGAAAATCATTGATCAAGCTACCACTGCATGCCCCTTCACGATAATTGTTGCTAGGATCATTGGATTTGGGACAGCCTACTCGACTATCGCTATTCATCACTGTCTCCTTTTCTGAAGATGGATATGTCTGTCCAAGAATGTCATAGAAGGGCTTCTCCGTGGCCTGAAGCGCATCAGGTTCTTGGTATATGCTGCAGGCTGTCTCATTAATATCCTCCTCCATTAATATTTTGTTTATATATTCGAGAGTCATATTTGAGTTGATCTCGCAATGCTCAGGGTTGTCCATTGGGCTAGAGCTTTACTATGATTTACAGAAGATGGACCCAACGTTTTGCAGGTGTTTCTTGACCAAGCAAAGGAAAATTTGCCTTCCAATACTTAATTACCAAAAATTGTACCTTCTCaatttcacaacgaacatgtCCTGTGTATAATCTGCAATGGAGAATGGATAAAGGTGTAACCGTACTGTTATTTATTCTGTCAAGTGTCAACAGAACAGACTGAAAGCCCTGCTCTATCGCCCTTATTCTCCTACTCTTTGTCTAGTTCCAAAATAAGTGTGTTCCTTATGAATTGctagaaaaaaaagataaatatgTTTGAACAACAATCCCAGAACTTAACCCGAAGTTCGGAGCCAGCTAGGTGCACATAGTTTTTGCAAGACCACTGACCAGCAAAAAATAAGGCTATCTTCTGTATGAAATGTGAAACAGTAATTTTAAAGTTGTAGCTATCTTGATCGTATAGTATATAAAGGATAATCCGTACTGCTTGTATGCATGTAAAGTCACACCTTTGGCAACATACATGGAACTCTGGAAGGGCACCTTAGTTAAGGAAAATGTAGGCGTATGAACAATTTATTAGGTGCTGTTTAAGCTGCACAGAAACATAAAGTTGAAACAAACTATAGCCAAAAATGTATTTACAGTAAACACTGCTGCTTAGTCAGCTGCTGTGAACAAGCAAAATTACACGAGGAAGAACCTGATCATAGCTTTCTTCAATGTGCCGGAGGAGATGGTGGAGGAAGGCCAAAAACCACAAacatgttttgcaggcatggaCAGTATTGGCTTTCTTATGGTCCTTAAGAGAGGGGCTTAGGTTCCTCTCTCGTTGTGCATACGGTGAGCTTTTCTTGTTGATGCATTTGTCAAAGTGTGTGCTGCTGCTCTTGGATTTTGCTTCTTGTTGTCCTTTTCGATACATCATTATTTCTGTTTATTAAAGGCATGATTGTGACATGAAGGTACGAAAAGTAATCTCCAGCATGATTGAGAAAgaaaaatgtttttttataaCGTTTTCTGTCACAACCTAGGCAGCATTATTATTCGGACAGACTGAGGAGCCATGAATTTTGACCAGATGCCTCAGAGTCTGGCAACAGAGTCTTATAGCTTGAGGAATATGATAATAAGAAATTAAAGCAACAAACTATCGCCAAAGCTAGAGTGATTTAGATATTACAGGCTACCAGAGTTGAGAGCGAGAACTTAAGAAACAAAACGAAAGAAAACGCCTAGGGGAAATAGCAGCTAAAACTAATGCATAACTGCATAAGCAAATGCTCCCTCCTGTCAGTAATAGATGATGCCTTGACCGACCAAATTAGCTTGCTTCAAACCTCTGATCAGAAACATCATTTATTCCGACCGGAAGTAGCATCATTTATGAGATGAGTATTTAAAGAGGAATTTTTTTGGTTCTTCGCTGTGGCTTCTGGAGTTATTTATCTGCGAAGCAGATGTATGTaatgagagaaaagaaaaggaggcacGTAGAGCAATCCGTTTGGACCATATATAATGACCAATCCGTTTAGAACATATATAAAGAATGGCAAAAACAAAGAATTACAGCCACcttcttttgtttatttttccAATATTTCTTTTGTCATAGGTCAGGTGAACCAAATAAACCAAGATGAAGAGTTCCAAAACCGAAATTGCATCTCTGGGCGCGTTGTGTTCAGAAGTGCATAACAGGATACAGATAGTGCATACGAAGAACTGTTTGAATTCCTTACTGATCAGACCAAGATTCATTGGGCTTCCATTTGGATATTGCATGCATCACTCTGCCTTTCCATCCTTGTAGCAGCCAGCCACTGTCTTCATCAGCAAAGAAGTCCTCATGATAAATCGCTTTCTTCATTTCCAGTATTGAATTCAAAATAGCTGGATCGATAGGGAGCTGCTCGAACCCGGCCTTGAGGCACCTTGCTTGCCACTGCTTGAAAGTTTCTGGCCTCTCAGACCTTTCTGCGCCCTCACATGCTATGATGTTTATCGCCTCCCGCGCAAGCACTCTCCCCTCTAACAGCTTTCTTGCTTCATTATCCCGTGGAGCATTCGCATCGAACATGTCGAACACCGAAGAGTAATGGAACAGAAGCTCTTTGAAACGCGTTATAAAGAAGGGAGAACTGTATGACCCATTCACGACGCCGAGAACCAAGACCTTTGGGTTTATCCTTCTCATGAGTTTCAGCACCCTATCCCTTGCGCTATTCATGGATACTGTCTCATCGCCAAGAGATTTCATCCGGTACAAGCAGTTGACTATGACAAGTTCGTCCTCCTCGATGTTGAGATCTTCAAGCTGAACGTTTTCGAATCGTGAGGAAATACCCTGATATTGGAAAGGTACCTTGAACATGTTTGCATAATCAGCCAACCGCTTCCCTGCCTGCTCAGTGATCTCCAAGGTGCCGAAACCTGGTCGAGTCACATCTATGCCTGTAATCCGAAGCATTGGAGGTACTCCTTGCTCAGCAAACTGCTGGATCAGTGAAGGCCATTGAAAGCCAAAGCATATGCCGAAATCGATGATGTGCACCTTCAACCGCCCCCTGGAGGCTTCAATAATAGTTCTGTTGGCAAAGGCGTATGATGCCCGGTGCAAAAGGAAAGCCGCAAgagaaaatttgtagatcttaaa containing:
- the LOC120663993 gene encoding scarecrow-like protein 9 gives rise to the protein MDNPEHCEINSNMTLEYINKILMEEDINETACSIYQEPDALQATEKPFYDILGQTYPSSEKETVMNSDSRVGCPKSNDPSNNYREGACSGSLINDFLGSWGMHLTANDRTSQTDHLSSQFTKGDEQANKFVAVIEKLAVDLDSSELAASKQMTDAIVTQKGKHVNKIRSHPHMNLESLDARNSKHLAVSGSETIRDETFDSVLLCTGQIYCDVAHLREMKAKEAHDSSQNAQSREHGQRQVKSRAKKQQEEAMDLRALLIQCAEAIASNNQPFDRELLTKIRNHSSPYGDGSQRLANYFVDALEARIAGTGSQIYQKLLAKRRNTTDVLKAYRLFIAACPFASVAYYYSNQTIVDELVGQPTVHIIDFGIAFGFQWPSLIQRFANREGGPPNLRITGIDVPEPGFRPCKRIEETGKRLAEYAEMFNVPFQYQGVASRWENICIKDLNIDKDEVLIINCLHKTKNLSDETEDIDSARDRVLRTIRRMNPEVLIIGVVNGLYNSPFFLPRFREVLFYYSSLFDMINSTVARSHEARILIERDVLGADVFNVVACEGAERIERPESYKQWQARILKAGFMQLPVNQTILKEIERKELYHEDFLVDEDSGWLLQGWKGRITHALSSWKPKESYNNH
- the LOC120663994 gene encoding scarecrow-like protein 9 isoform X1 translates to MESPEYCEINSNMTLDYINRLLMEDTDERASIYQQHDALQATEKPFYDILGQAYPSSSPKETMIHTYSHIDCPQDSSNSYTEREGSGSFASDILGPQGTQLVANDWVSECDRLSSQFQRGAEEANKLVPSIEKLVVDLDSNGHSDYNQMIGAATGQKIKHVNKIWNHPHADLELSEARNSKHLAISASETIRDETFDSVLLCDWEVHSDAAYLREMKVKEASNSRQNVQSKEYGQGQVKSRGKKKEEGIDLRALLIQCAQAIVVNNLPFAGELLKKIRQHASPYGDSSQRLALYFANGLEARLAGTGFKMYQKLMEKRTRATDMLKAYRLFVAACPFPKVAYYFSNQTIADVLNRRPKVHIIDFGITMGFQWPSLIKRFAKREGGPPKLRITGIGVPQPGFRPCAMIDATGKRLAEYAKMFNVPFQYQGIASRWENICIEDLNIDKDEVLIVNCMYQTKYLGDETEDIDSARDRVLRIMKKINPEVLILGMINGFYNSPFFLPRFREHAKVQKGLRGQRLTNSGKQEVLRLGSSNFLLIKQS
- the LOC120663994 gene encoding scarecrow-like protein 9 isoform X2 → MLPQKDTSTFFSAEGALPEFPAAYLCQSYAFTSQRGAEEANKLVPSIEKLVVDLDSNGHSDYNQMIGAATGQKIKHVNKIWNHPHADLELSEARNSKHLAISASETIRDETFDSVLLCDWEVHSDAAYLREMKVKEASNSRQNVQSKEYGQGQVKSRGKKKEEGIDLRALLIQCAQAIVVNNLPFAGELLKKIRQHASPYGDSSQRLALYFANGLEARLAGTGFKMYQKLMEKRTRATDMLKAYRLFVAACPFPKVAYYFSNQTIADVLNRRPKVHIIDFGITMGFQWPSLIKRFAKREGGPPKLRITGIGVPQPGFRPCAMIDATGKRLAEYAKMFNVPFQYQGIASRWENICIEDLNIDKDEVLIVNCMYQTKYLGDETEDIDSARDRVLRIMKKINPEVLILGMINGFYNSPFFLPRFREVLFHYSSLFDMYNTTVAENDEARILIERDLLGTDILNVVACEGAERIERPETYKQWKARSLKAGFKQLPVNQAILKRSIDEKKKNYHDDFVINEDNGWLVQGWKGRIMYAVSSWKPKE